Below is a genomic region from Streptomyces sp. NBC_00461.
GGGCCACTGGATGAGGCGGGCGCCGTTGGCGGTGGAGGCGTTCTGGATGTCCAGGCACTTGCCGCTGTGCCGGGCGACCAGGTGGTAGTAGCCGCCTCCCTGGTCATCGAACCGCCACTGCTGGTTGGTGCCCGCCGTGCAGTGGTACTGGTTCACGAAGGCACCGTCGGCTGTGGAACCCCCGTGGACGTCCAGGCACTTGCCGCTGTGCTGGGCGAGGACGCGGACATAGCCGCCGCCGGCATCCTGGAGCCGCCACTCCTGGTTGAGGCCACCGCCGACACAGGTGTACTGGAGGGCGATCGCGCTGTCGGCGGCGGAGTTGTCGGTGATGTCGAGGCACTTGCCGCTGTGCCGGGCGATCAGGTTGTAGTACGGGCCTCCGCCCACGCCGGTGATCGTGCCGGCGGCCGTGTCGATGGTGACCTGCGGGTACCACGGCAGGTTCATGGTGGTCCTGGTCGGGAAGGTCAGCGGCAGCCAGACGTACTGGGAGTCGTTGACGGTGCCGCCCATGGAGTTGCCCCAGCGGTCGCCCATATAGAGGTAGGAGGTCCCCGATGTGCCCTGCACCGGCAGCACGTACGCCGTCTGGGAGCCGTAGGCGGTGGCGTCGCCGATCTCGGTCATGGGGGTCCAGGGGCCGGCCAGGCTGGTGGCGGTGGCGTACCTCTGCTGGTTGGGGTTCCAGCCACTGGTGCCCGACGTGAGCATGAAGTAGACGCCGTCACGCTTGAACAGAGCGGGTGACTCACGGAAGTTGTTCGGCCAGGGGTTGGCGACGAGGCTGTCGTATCCGGTGTAGTCGGCGGTGAGCTTGTAGATGTGCAGGTCGGCGTTGCCTGCCGCGGAGGTGATCTGGTAAGCCGTTCCGTCGTCGTCCTTGAACAGGGTCATGTCCCGGGACGTCGTACCGGACGGCGGCCGGAAGCTGCCCCGCCAGGAGTAGTCGCCGTCGACGGTGTCGGAGACGGCTACCGCGGCACGCGACTCGTTGTAGTCCTTGCCGTTCTCCTTGTGCATCCACATCACGAACTTGCCGGTCGTGCTGTTGTAAATCACCTTTGGCCGCTCGATGTTGGCGACCGCCAGCTCGGAGGCGCTGGCCTGGGTCAGCACGTTGCGCCGGAACTCCCAGGTCTTCAGGTCGGTCGAGCGGTACGCCGAGACGGCCTTGAAGGTGTTGTCGGCGTTCCGGTTCTCGCCGAACCAGTAGTAGAACGAGCCGACCTTGATCACGCCACCGCCATGGGCATGCACCACGGCACCACTGGTGTCGGTGAACTGCGTCCCGTTGGTCACGGTGACCGCGGCGGCCTGGGCCGGGGATCCGGTGGCGATCAGGGTGAACACGCCCAGGAGCAGGACGAGAAGAGGTGTGAAGGCACGTCTGAGCATCGGTACCGCGCTCCCAAGTGCAGACAGTTTGCTGATTGTTGAAATGTGTTCGATCCGTCGCAGGACCTTAGGCACCCGGCATGAGCGCGTCAACGGTTACCGCAAAGTAAATACATCCCATGTCTAGGGTTGAAGATCACGGATAATCTTCAAGTCCTCTGCAATTTTGTGGATTTTCGCCCCGGGACTGGACAACAGCCCTACTGGTGCCTGCTAATCCATCCCATGTCCCTGGCGTGTCGCCCATGCGATCCACCGTCAGGTCCCCTCCCATGCCTGTTCCCGCGCCTGAGCCGCACGTGCTGTTCTGTGAAGAGTCAGGAGAGTTCCTTGTCCGAACCGATCGGTCGCCGCAGAGTGCTGGCCGGCCTGGCCGCCATGACGGTTGCCGCAGCCGTCTCCCCCACCCTGGCGACCCCCGCACACGCCGCCGCCTCCTCCCCCCAGCCGCTGCCGCTCCTTCCGCTGCGGATCCCCAAGTCGGACCTGGGCATCGAGCAGCAGTCCGACGAGAAGATCAAGTGGCTGCAGGACGCCAAACTCGGCATGTTCATCCACTGGGGCGTGTACTCCGGCCCGGCCAAGGGCGAGTGGTACATGGAGAACTCCGCCGTCACGCCGGAGAACTACCGGAAGTACTTCACCGACTCGACCGGCGACCAGTTCACGGCGAGCGCCTACAAACCCGCCGACTGGGCCCAGTTGGCCAAGGACATGGGCGCGAAGTACACGGTCCTGACGACGCGTCACCACGAGGGTTTCGCCCTGTGGCCGTCCACCCACCCGAACGCCTTCCACGCCGGTCTGGCCCCGATGCGACGGGACCTGGTCGGCGAGTACGTCACGGCCGTACGCGACGCCGGGCTCAAGGTCGGTCTCTACTACTCCCCCATGAGCTGGCGCTATCCCGGCTACTACGACGTCACCGGCACCAACTGCCTGACCAACACATGGGGTTACACCACCGATCCAGCGCACAAGGAGAACGCGCGGATCATGAAGAACGAGGTCTACCAGCAGATCAAGGAGCTGATGACCCAGTACGGCAAGATCGACGACATCTACTTCGACGGCGGCTGGCTGGGCCAGCACGGCTCCGACTCGGACTCCGCCTTCTTCTGGGAGCCCGGCAAGCTCCGCGACAGCGCCAACCAGTGGGCGGTGGACGCCGCCTACAGCGAGACCGACTCCGCCACCGGCAAGGCCCTCGGTGTGATGGGTGTGGTGCGTAAGCACCAGCCCGACATCGTGGTCAACCCCCGCTCCGGCTGGATGGGCGACTACCTCAGCGAGGAAGGCGGCTCGATCCCCACCGGCGCGATACGCAACGGGCGGCTGGCGGAGAAGAACTTCACCATCTGCGGAACCTGGGGCTACAAGGCCGGCGCACCCGTGATGGGCTTCGGCAACATCATGAACATCCTGGTCAACTCCTGGGTGCGCAACATGACCGTCCTCCTCAACGTCGGCCCCGACCGCACCGGCACGGTCCCCGCCGACCAGGCCGCCGTGGTGCGCAGGGTCGGCTCCTTCCTGTCCACCTGCGGCCAGGCCGTCTACGGCACGCGCGGCGGACCGTGGGAACCGCTGGACGGCAAGTACGGCTACACGTACAAGGACAACACCTTCTACATCCACCTGCTGCCCGGCTACAGCGGCACATCGTTCACCACCCCGTCCACCGGAGACGCCAAGGTCACCCGCGTCTTCGACGTCGCCACGGGCGGCGACCTGCCGTTCACCACCGGCGCGGACGGCAGCGTGACGGTCACCGGCATCAACCGCACCCGCATCCCCGAGGACAGCATCGTCGGCGTCACGCTGGACCGCTCCGTGCAGCCGGCCGACATCGCCGCCGGCAGGACGGCCACGGCCAGCAGCGAGGAAACCTCCAAGGGCAACACCGCCGCCAAGGCCGTCGACGGCTCCACCACCACGCGCTGGTCCGCGAACAACGGCAACACGGGCAACTGGCTGAAGGTCGACCTGGGCTCGGAGAAGTCGCTGACCGGCACCCGTATCGCCTGGGAGTCTCCGGACACCAACTACCGCTACCGGATCGAGGGTTCCACCGACAACAGCACCTGGACCACGCTCGCCGACCTGACCGCCACCACCGGCACCCGCCAGGTGCAGGTGTCCGTGTTCCGCGCGCAGGCACGCTATGTGCGGGTGACCGTCACCGGGCTTCCCAGCGGCGTCTGGGCCTCGATCCGCAACCTGGAGGTCTACGACCGGCCGTTCAGCGGGGACATCGGCACCTTCCGGCTGGTGAACCGCAAGAGCGGCAAGGTACTGGACGTCAGCGGTGCCTCGACCGTCGACGGGGGCGCCGTCATCCAGTGGCCGTCGAGCGGCGGTACCAACCAGCAGTGGAAGCTGCTGCCCAACGCCGACGGCTCACTCCAGTTGTCCAACGTCCGTAGCGGCAAGGTCCTTCAAAGCCCGGGGGGCTCCGCCCAGGGCGACGGACTGAACCAGTGGACCGCCGACGGCGGCGACAACCAGTCGTGGAAGCTGGTCCCTTCCTCGACCAACGGCTACCACCAGCTCGTCAACGTCCGCACCGGCTGGTGCGCCGACGTCAAGGACGCCTCCACCGCGGACGGCGCCGCCGTCATCCAGTGGCCCGCCACCGGCGGCTCCAACCAGGACTGGCAGATCCTCGCGCTGTAGCTGTAGCTGTTGCGGCGCAGGTGAGGGGGGTGAGGTGCAGGGACGCCCCGATCCCTCACCCCTTTCCCGGCGAGCATCGCAGGGGTGCCGGCCTCAGCGACTCGCACCGGCCCGGCTGCCGCGGTCGCCGGGACATTCGTCCCGGCAGAGGCTGCTCGGCCGCCGCCTCCACGGCAAAGGCACGTCCGGGGCGGCGTTCAGATCGACAGTTTCCTGTTGTCGGCCCGCGAAAGGGAACGCCGAGTGAGCTGCGGGACCTTGCCCACGGCCTGACTGAACGGCTTCTGGCTTTCCGAGAGCTCCAGCCAATCGCTGAGCCTCTGCCAGGTCGCGGCGTATCGCACGGCGATCTTCCGGACCGCCTTCGCGTTGAGCCAGGTCAGGCCGTCCGCCGCGGCGTCCCGGAGGACCCTTTGGCCTGCCTGGCTGTTTGAATACGGGGTGTCGCTCCAGAAAGGTGCCTCCAGGTCGAGTTCCTGGCGAGTGATCCCCGGCTCCATGTAGCGCCTGAGGTCCTTGAGTCGTTGGTCTATTCGTCGGTGGCTCAGGTCATGACGGTTCGCCGTCGGGTCCTTGTGCAGCCCCATCTTGGGCGGAAAGCCCGGAGTGGAGGACGAAGCCGCGTGGCAGTTGGTCTCGATCTGGTGGATGAGATCCACGCGATCCTGCCAGTTGTATTTGCGGTCGACGTCCACGATCTCATGAACCGACTCCCAGGCCTCGCTCTCCGCCCGAAGCCACGAAGCCGCCGTGTGGATATCGACCCCGGCTCTCTCGCTCCGTGCCTGCCAGACCTGTTCCATGACCTTGGCGACCGCTTCGAGGAGTCGGTAGTCGTACTCTCTGAGCTGCTCGTCCGCAAAGTTGTCCGCAGGGGGCGGCAGGGAGAACTCCGGGCTGGGGTAAGCGGTACGGATGAAGTCGCGGAATATCTCCTCGTTCTTCCAGAGCGCCCTGAGGTCGATGTCCTCCTGTGTCATCCAGGCCCGCTCCACCATTGCGAAGGATCTCCTGGGGATGAGCACCGCCTCCTCCAGGTGGTCGATGGCGTGTCTGGCGAAGTCGCTCCTCGGGTTCGCCCTCTCTCCTTCCGGAGGCGATTCGGCGTGCATGCCTATGGCGCACACACATGCGGCGTTGTAGTGGGCCAGCCAGTCCCGGTGAAAAGTCGGCCATCTTCGCGCCCAGGTGAGTCTGCGTTCCAGAAACCGGATGTCCAGAGCGCTCCAGGAAATACGGCTTCTCCATCGCCAGGCGTACCGTTGCCGCCACTTGTACGGCGGCTCCTGCGTGTTGTATTCCCAGCTGGCCCACGCCAGCCGCAATGGCGCCCACACTCCTCGGTTCGTGAGGAACGCGCCACGAGTGACGGCTTGTTGAGCGCCGCGGAAGGTCTGGACGTATGCGGCGGGCCAGAGGAAGCGCGTCCAACTCCACAGCGCGGTCGGCCAGTAGAGCAGAAGGCGAGCCCACATGTCATCTGAGGCAAGGCGATTCGTCTCCTGGAGGGAGGCCCTCTGGAACACCAGCCGGATGCTCCGCTCCTCCTCCCCGTGGCAGTGGTCGCGGGCACCGCTCCTCTTCTTCTTCTGGAGAATCCTCCGCAACGCGCGCTTGGTCTCTTCAGGCGCCTTTCCGTCTACCCGCGTGCCGTCCAGTCCGACGGCAGTCGGCCAGTAGCGCTCCACGAGAATCGGGATGAGTTCCTCATGGATCCGACTGCTCTGCGCGCCCTCTCGTCTGTACCACTGTTCCGCCGTCACCTCCGCCGTGCCGAGGATGATCGAGTTCCTGTAGCGGAGACCGAGGACCTCGCGGTACCGGCGAGGGTGCCGGAGGTACCGGAGCCGGCGCCAGTGAGGGCTCCAGCGGCTCTGCCACAGACGCTTCTGGTAGGCGCGCGCGGTCTGCCCGTCGAGGGTGAGAGCCCGCTGGGTGGTGTTGAGCGCGTCGACGTACAACCCCATCTTCTCCTGCATCTCGGCCAGTTCGGCTCGCAGATAGGGATTCGTCGGATCCAGCTGTACGGCCTTGAAATACTGTTCCAACGCCTCGTGATGCCGTCCAGCGCGACCGAGTTCGGTCGCCTCCTGGTAGGCCTGGTACAGCTCCGGCCTGAGCTCTCCGCCCCACCAGTGGCTCCAGGGAGGGAGTCTCCCGGCGCGGGTGACGGGCAGCAGCGTGCTCACGATCCAGATGCTCGCCTTGCCGATCACCTCGTCCCAGTCCCGCCCCCATACGGTCAAGGCGCGCGAACCACCGAACAGGAACGCGGTGACGGTGATCGTCATGCCGTACTGGTCGGGCACGGCATCTCGGGACTGGAGGATCCCGCTCACCCGGTAGGCCAGTTTCGGACGAAGGCGGCTCAGCACCTTGGGCAGGACGCTGCCCAGCTTGTGCGGGTCGAGTTCGACATCGCCGAGCAGCTCCAGGAAGCCCTCCACCGGAGCCTGCGCGGGCAGGGTCGTCGGCGGGTACATGCTGCTCTCGGACAGGCAGCGGCGCAGTTTCGCGGTGAGGTCGGTGTCGGACGGTTTCACGGTTCCCGGCCGGGTGGCGTCCTCGAGCTGCTGCACGTCGACCGGACCCGGTCTGAAGGCCAGCCAGGCACGGGTCGCCCGCCACCACACGTACAGGAGCAGGAGCAGGGCCACGATGAAGGCCGCACGGGCACCGAGGGAGGCGCCCCGATCGCCGACCCGGAAGGCCGTTCCGAGGCCGCCGAAGACCCTCCCCAAGAAGCCCACGAACCCTACGTATCCTTCGTCCCGCCAGGCGGGCCGCCTGCCTCCCGCCCACCACAGTGCAGCGACCAACGCGCCGAAACTGATCGCGGTCCACACCCACCAGGCGATGAATCGGGGACCGGGAAGCGGCGCCGTCAGGCTGCGTTCGGCTTCACCTTGGTGGTTGAACATGGCCGTCTCCGGCGGGGGGAGGGACGCCGACGAGGGGTGGGTCGCACCTCTGCGCGCCCTGCTGCTCGTCTCAGCACCACGTTACGCTGGAAGGGTGTAGTAGACAGAACAACCACCTGTCCCAGAACAACCATCTGTCGCCTGATCCGCCACCCGACCAACGTCGCCCGTCGATGTACCCCGCGGCTGCATACTCCTGGTGGGGTTCCGTACCTTCGACACGCACAGGACGCCGGCTCGCCCTGGCCGCGATTCCGCTCCCGTTCCCTGCTCCGCAGGTGTCCGATTCCTCCCCGGCCGAGAGGGCCGGGGCATCCTCGGAGGCTTCAGGTGATGGCCGGGTGTGCGCAGAACGTCCCGATGTCAGGTTGACCGAGCGGGTGCTTGCGCCTCGCCTGGGATCGCGGGATCCAGATGTTTCTCCAGAAAGGCGATCTCCGCCGCGACGGCCTCTTCGTGCGACTCGAGGAACGGGGCGTAGTGACGGCCCGTCAGGTGGACCACTTCGGACCGGGGTGCGTTGCGGGCGGCCCGGACGGCGGGGCCGGGGAGAGCGCTCTGGTCCTGGTCGCAGACGACGACCAACAGGGGGCACCGGATCCGGGAGGCATGGCGGCCGGGCCGGTACCCGCCGATCCGCAGGGCGATCCGTGCGGCGACCGTCTGCTCCCAGTTCGTGTGGCGTCGGTCGGGATCGAGGGCCTGGTCGCCGTCCATGGCGTCGAGCGTGGTGAGCGAGGCCACCGCGCCGCGCGGTCCAGCGGTCGGGACCAGGAGCGGCTGACGCCCGGCGAGGCCCCCGAGCGCGTCCGCAACACCTCGACCGAACAGACGTAGCGCCGCGAGGGGCGTCATGGAGCGCAGTGCGTGGGGAGCGACCGCGCGGCCGTCGACCAGTGGGGTCTGCGCGATCGCGCAGGCCAGTTCCGGGTGGTCGGCCGCGACGCGGAAGAGGTGGCCGCCCGCGAGCGAGAAGCCCCAGACCGAGATCCTGTCCGGGTCGACGTCCGGCAGACCGGATGCGTACTCGATCGCGGCGTGCCAGTCGGCGACCTGCTCGTCGAAACTGACGATCTGGCGCGGCGCTCCCCCGCTCTCCCCGAACCGTCGGTGGTCGAAGGCCAGGACCGCGAAACCGGCGTCGTTGAACCGCGCGGCGAACTGGTCCGAGGCCGGCTCCTTCGTCACCGAGGTACCGCCGGCCATGATCACGCAGCCGCCGTTGGACCCTGGATAGTGCCAGGCGGCACAAGAGGTGTCACCGCTGGCGAAGCGTACTTTCTCTCGTTGCTTGAACGCGGGCACATGGACCTCCGTGGTGAACCGTCGTTGTTGTCGGGTGCTGTGACCGTGGGCCTGCGGCCTCATGGCGTCGCGGCGCCTGGAGCGCCTGGAGATGCAGGGGCAGCCGGTCAGGCCGGGAACCAGATGTACGGGTCGAGGGTCATCGGTTGCTCCTTCGTGGCTCGGGTCCGCCGACGTTGCCTCGCGTCCCGGCCGGGACGAGACGGGCCGGGAGGGGCGGGGGCGGGACGGAGTGGATGCCATCCATGCTTGGGGACCTGTCCCCGACATGAGCCCCGTACGGCGGCGGAATGAGCGAAACTTGCTCTCATGGCGCGTGCATCGGCGGATTCCGTACTGACTCTCATGGATCAGCGGCTGGTGGCCGCGCTGCAGTGCGACGGCCGCCTCACCGCGGAGAGGGCGGCCCACGTGCTGGGGCTCAACCCCGCCACCGTGCGTCGCCGCTTGCACGCGCTCGGCGCCGACGGCACCGTACGCGTGGTGATCTCACCGGTCGCGCGACCGCGCAACGGGGGCTCGGCCGGGGCCCTGTTCCTCCGCATCCGGGTCCTGCGGGGAAAGCTCGACACGATCGTGGCCGCGCTCGCGGCGCGCGAGGACATCCCGTTCATCGACGTCACCACCTCGGGTGACGAGATCTTCGCGGTTGCCCGCACCGAGCCGGGTTCACGCGACCCTTTGGTCTTTCGGCAGTTGCCCTCCACCCAGGCGGTCACGTCCGTGCAAAGTTCCACGATCCTGCACGTCTTCCGGCTCACCTCCGAGTGGCGTCACCAGGTGCTGACCGCGTCCGAACGTGCGGCGCTGAACCCGGCCGAGCCGGTCATCGCGGCGACGGCTTCCGGTTCTGCGGGCCCGTACGGCGTCGACACCGATGTCCTGGAGCAGTCCCTCATCGACGCCCTCACCCCCGACGCACGCCTGACCGCGGCGGCCCTGTCCACCCACACCGGGCACCCGGAGAGCACGGTGCGCCGCCGCCTCGCCCAACTGACCACCCAGGGCCGCCTGATCACCCAGGTCCTGGTCGATCCGCGCCGCCTCGGGCTGCCCATCGAGGCCAAACTCCTGCTGCATGTGGCCCCCGACCACCTCGCCGCCGCCGGGCAGGCGCTGGCCGACCACCCCGCGGTGCACGGCGCGTTCGCGACATCGGGACCCTCGAACCTGCACGCGGCCGCGTACTTCCCGGACCTGACGGCCCTGTACGGCTTCCTCTCCAGCGACCTCGTCGGCCTGGGCATCACGCACGTCGAGACGGCCGTCGTCAGCCGCGCCGTCAAACGCACTCCCCCGCCGGTTCAACGGGTACCAGTCGGCCAGGGCGGGGTGAACCCCGCGTCGACAAGCTGGAAGTGACGAACTGACACCTACGGACCGTAGCCCCAACTCATGATCAACATGATCAAAGGGCCGTGCGACGCAGGAACGGCGAGACCGCCGCGCCTCGTACAAGCCTCGTACAAGGCGCGACGGTCTCGTAGTGCATCGATTCTGTTCTGGGCAAGGTCTGCTTGCAGGCAGTCCCTAGGCCCTGTCGTCGTGCATGGCGTCGCGAGGCAGACGGGAAATTGACGACAGGGCCTAGCCGCAGGTCAGCGTCGGTGTCCCCCAGTCACCGTGGTCGTTGCCGTTGCCGTCGCCGGCGTCGCCGACCTTGAGGTCGACCAGTTGGGCGCCGCTGACGTCGACGTCGATCGGAACCACAGGCTGTTTGCCGTGGATCGTCGGCGTGGTCACCAAGGTCTTGCCGTCGGCGATCACGGAGAACGTCACCGTGCCCGCACCGCCCGTCTCGTCGTCGACGCCGACGTCCGCCGTCAACCGAGAGCAGTTTCCGGCGAGGTAGAGCTCGACGTCGCTGACCGAGTTGGTGCCCAGGCCCTTGGTGTGAGCAGTGCCGTCGATGGTGATCGGGCGGCCGTCTCCGGCCGCCTGTTCGCCGACGCTGCTGTCGCGCTCGACCGGGCCCCATCCGTTGGTGGACGACAAGAACGGCAGGTCGCTCACGGCGTTCTTCCCGGCCGACGGAGCGGGCGGGATCCCGCCGACGATGCGCTCGTCACCGGCGGCGGCCTGCTGCCCGTTCTGCCGGTAGTGCACCGTGGTGGTGAGTGCCGAGGCGGACGGCAGCTTCCCTGCGGGCGGTTCGACTTTCCAGGCGAAGGTGGCTGATTGGCCGGGTTGCAGGCGCTTGACCGACGTTGGGCTCGGGGCGCTCACGTTCCAGCCGTCGGGTGCGGCCAGCGAGGCGGTCAGCTGGGAGGCGGCGAGCCTGTCCTTCGGTACCTGCACCGTCGCCTTGGCCGTGAAGGGCTGTCCTGACTGAGCGGTGTCCGGGACGTCCAGGGTGACATCCGCACCCGGACGTTTCGGCATCGCGTACGTCCGGGGATCGTAGCGGGGGCTGTCGTTCTGCGCGACGCGCAGGGACGAGGCATAGCTGCCGTAGTCGGTGAGTGAGACCTTGCCCAGCCCGCCGGTGCCGCCGTCCAGGTTCCACACGGCGATGGCGATGCTGTTGTGGCCGTTCGGGTTCAGGATCCCGTTGGGAACCGGGAAGGTGTGCTGCGGGCCCAGGTAGTTGACGTAGTTGCCGACCTGCCAGCCGTTCACGAAGATCGTGGCACGGTACTTGCGTGACGGGTCGTCGGTGAACGTCAGCCCGAGCGAGGTGTCCTGGCCGTGCGGCAGGTCCAGGTCGGCGTCGGTGCGGTACCAGGACACCCCGGGACGGCTGTCGGTCGTCGGCAGGGACACACGCTTCCACTTGTTGTCCGGGTAGCCCGGCAGGGACCAGCCGGCCCGCTCGCCGTACAGACCGCCCGTCGAGAGCGGGCCGCGCACCGTGTCCTGGAGGTCCTCGCCGCCCCGTACGCCCTGCAGCCGCCAGGTGACGGAGGTCAGCGGAGCCCCGACGAGGGATGCGCTGGTCAGGCCGCGCGCGGTCTTGTTGCCGTTGGTCGAGTTGTAGTCCTCCTCGTGCCCCATGTTCACGGTGAGTACGGAGATGACGTTGTCGCCCTTGGACTTCACAGAACCGGTCGGGAACGTGAAGTCGGCACTGCCTGTGGTGGAGCTGCCGAGGAAGGTGCCGCCCAGCCAGGCGGAGAACGCCTGCGCATTTCCGCCGGAGTCCGAGACCAGGTGGATGCCGGTCTCCTTGCCGGTGGCGCGGAAGCGTCCGCGGTACCAGGTGTTGCCGGTGTGGAAACCGTAGTCGTCGGCGTAGAGCACCGGGAGCGAGTTGACGCCGGAGACGCTGTTGGTGGTTGTCTTGTCGGTCACCTGCCAGCTGGAATCGTCGAAACCGGGGGCCGCTTCGGGGGATTCCTCGGCGTGCTTCCAGTTGGTCAGCGTCGGCAGGTGTATCGGGGCGGCCACCGGGATCTTCCCGGTGCGGCTTGCCGTGTCGGTGGCCTTGGCGTCCAACTGCCTGCCGTTCCAGGTGACATGGGCAGCCGAGCTGAACACTTCGATGTTCTTGTCGTCGGCGTTGTCGCCGGTGAGGGCCACGGTGCGGCCGTCGTTCAGGCTGGTCGCCGTCCGCAGCAGGTGGGTGCCGCGCACGAGCACCGGGCCGCTCGCCGTGTCCTGACGCCAGAAGGTCTTCGCCATGGCCTTGTCGCCGACGAGCAGGAGCAGCGGGCGCTGTCCGGCGCCGCTGACGCTGATGCGGGTCAGGCCCTTGTGGGTGTAGTTCAGCCGCAGGTCACCGGTGGCCGCGTCCCAGGAGGTCGTGGCCGTGCCGCCGGTGGTGGTCACGGTCGGTTTGGACGCGTAGCGAAGGACGGTTTCGCCGTCGGTGCCCGGGTCGCCGTACAGCACGGCGACATCCCGGTTGCCGATGGTCGCGCTGGTCATGATCTCCGAGGTCGAGTACTGCAACTGCGCTTCCCCGAGCCGGTAGTTGGCCACGATCACATGCGCGTCGCGTCCGTCGAGTGTGATCGCGGTGCCCGGTTGCTGCGGCACGACCGGGTAGGTGGGCTCCGAGGCGGCGGTTCCCGTCGGCACGTCGATGGCGTCGATGGACACGTAGTTGTCCGTGGATCCCGAGCTGTGGTTCCCACCGACGACGATCTTCAGCGTGTGCGCCCCGGCCGTCAGGCCCGTCTTCTGGAAGATCACGGCCTGGTTCTCGCTGCCGGAGTCGTCGACGGTCGCCACCTTGGTGCCGTCGAGGTAGACGTCGGCGTTGCCGTGGTTGCTGGTCTTCGGGCCGATCCAGCGGACCGCGGTGCCGTCGAAGGGCACGGTGAGCGAGTCGCCGGCCTTGTTGGAGAACGACTCGGTGTGCTTGTAGTCGCCGCCGGTGTAACTCTGGTCGGCCACGTGCGACCACGAACCGGTGTACTGCAGCGCGGAGTCGGGGTCGTCGTAGGTGTACGTGGTGTCCGTGGACGGCTGTGCGTTGAGGTCCAGCGAGATATGAGCCTTGTCGACCGCGGTGGACGTGGAGTTCCCGTGCCGCAGGGCGTGGAACTGCGTCTTGGTGTCGGGGTTCATCCGGGCGGTGTCGACGACCGCGGAGTCGTCCGGCGGTGTGGCCCTGATCGTCTCGGTCTTGGTCAGCGGGGCGACGGACTGGGTGAAGTACCCGATCAGCTTGTCCTCGTCGTACTTCGGGTCGAGCTGGCGGTTCTCCCGGATGGCGGCGCCGTAGTCGTACGACGTGTAGTTCTCCGGCATGCCAAGCCAGCCCCAGTTGGTGCCGCCGTAGGTCATGTAGAAGCTCTGCGCGGTGGCGCCGACGGCTATGTTCTGCTTGTAGAAGACGTTGGCGAACTGGTCGTTGATCAGCTGGGCGCACTTGTCGTAGCCCGGTCCGCCCCAGGGGTCGAAGGCGCCGCCCTGGAACTCCGGCGAGTACAGCGGCTTGCCGGCAGGGTGGTCGTAGCTGATGTCGGGGACGCCGTTCCACTTCGAGGGGTTCGAGCAGTCGAAGCCCTGCGGGTACGAGTCCGGGCCGTCGACGTCCAGGGCGCCGGTACCGGAGTTGAAGGTGCCGTTGTTGTTGCCGGTCAGCGGTACCGTGATGCCGTCGGCGCGGGCCTTGTCCTCCAGGTGCTTCATGTAGGAGCGGCCGGCCGCCG
It encodes:
- a CDS encoding beta-galactosidase; this translates as MRGNRIGSEGARPGRRRWWRAALAAAATIALAAGMTAPAAAQDVGGQAPAATPAASARKHTVTLDGYSFLVDGKRTYLWSGEFHYFRLPSPDLWRDIFQKMKAAGFNSTSLYFDWGYHSPKPGVYDFSGVRDVDKLLDMAQEAGLYVIARPAPYINAEVDSGGLPGWMTTKAGRNRSDDPQFLKYADEWLTQIDRIIARHQLTNGTGSVIAYQVENEYYNGSAAGRSYMKHLEDKARADGITVPLTGNNNGTFNSGTGALDVDGPDSYPQGFDCSNPSKWNGVPDISYDHPAGKPLYSPEFQGGAFDPWGGPGYDKCAQLINDQFANVFYKQNIAVGATAQSFYMTYGGTNWGWLGMPENYTSYDYGAAIRENRQLDPKYDEDKLIGYFTQSVAPLTKTETIRATPPDDSAVVDTARMNPDTKTQFHALRHGNSTSTAVDKAHISLDLNAQPSTDTTYTYDDPDSALQYTGSWSHVADQSYTGGDYKHTESFSNKAGDSLTVPFDGTAVRWIGPKTSNHGNADVYLDGTKVATVDDSGSENQAVIFQKTGLTAGAHTLKIVVGGNHSSGSTDNYVSIDAIDVPTGTAASEPTYPVVPQQPGTAITLDGRDAHVIVANYRLGEAQLQYSTSEIMTSATIGNRDVAVLYGDPGTDGETVLRYASKPTVTTTGGTATTSWDAATGDLRLNYTHKGLTRISVSGAGQRPLLLLVGDKAMAKTFWRQDTASGPVLVRGTHLLRTATSLNDGRTVALTGDNADDKNIEVFSSAAHVTWNGRQLDAKATDTASRTGKIPVAAPIHLPTLTNWKHAEESPEAAPGFDDSSWQVTDKTTTNSVSGVNSLPVLYADDYGFHTGNTWYRGRFRATGKETGIHLVSDSGGNAQAFSAWLGGTFLGSSTTGSADFTFPTGSVKSKGDNVISVLTVNMGHEEDYNSTNGNKTARGLTSASLVGAPLTSVTWRLQGVRGGEDLQDTVRGPLSTGGLYGERAGWSLPGYPDNKWKRVSLPTTDSRPGVSWYRTDADLDLPHGQDTSLGLTFTDDPSRKYRATIFVNGWQVGNYVNYLGPQHTFPVPNGILNPNGHNSIAIAVWNLDGGTGGLGKVSLTDYGSYASSLRVAQNDSPRYDPRTYAMPKRPGADVTLDVPDTAQSGQPFTAKATVQVPKDRLAASQLTASLAAPDGWNVSAPSPTSVKRLQPGQSATFAWKVEPPAGKLPSASALTTTVHYRQNGQQAAAGDERIVGGIPPAPSAGKNAVSDLPFLSSTNGWGPVERDSSVGEQAAGDGRPITIDGTAHTKGLGTNSVSDVELYLAGNCSRLTADVGVDDETGGAGTVTFSVIADGKTLVTTPTIHGKQPVVPIDVDVSGAQLVDLKVGDAGDGNGNDHGDWGTPTLTCG
- a CDS encoding Lrp/AsnC family transcriptional regulator, which encodes MARASADSVLTLMDQRLVAALQCDGRLTAERAAHVLGLNPATVRRRLHALGADGTVRVVISPVARPRNGGSAGALFLRIRVLRGKLDTIVAALAAREDIPFIDVTTSGDEIFAVARTEPGSRDPLVFRQLPSTQAVTSVQSSTILHVFRLTSEWRHQVLTASERAALNPAEPVIAATASGSAGPYGVDTDVLEQSLIDALTPDARLTAAALSTHTGHPESTVRRRLAQLTTQGRLITQVLVDPRRLGLPIEAKLLLHVAPDHLAAAGQALADHPAVHGAFATSGPSNLHAAAYFPDLTALYGFLSSDLVGLGITHVETAVVSRAVKRTPPPVQRVPVGQGGVNPASTSWK